One part of the [Synechococcus] sp. NIES-970 genome encodes these proteins:
- a CDS encoding hypothetical protein (conserved hypothetical protein): protein MSSPSFDSGQELDAQDIVTLTDAMGRSLDCYVENEITEDGVEYYFLMPVDPPVVVLAWDEDEEEEENDLPETELIDDPEKLAEIFPDAKAVLAEQDLTLLDTAHMMTVRGELPPLDEEKILSLEIEGDEADEGEELEAEELQELARFYHLDQLYSIYTPLEPIPLFVKVTAEDEMEILEPGEPMVQRLIDTFMLQDAD from the coding sequence ATGTCTTCGCCTTCTTTTGATTCCGGACAGGAGCTTGATGCTCAGGATATCGTCACCCTTACCGATGCTATGGGGCGATCGCTAGATTGCTATGTTGAAAATGAAATCACCGAAGATGGGGTCGAATACTATTTTTTGATGCCCGTCGATCCGCCAGTTGTGGTGTTAGCCTGGGATGAAGACGAGGAAGAAGAAGAAAATGATCTCCCCGAAACCGAATTAATTGACGACCCAGAAAAGCTCGCCGAAATCTTCCCCGATGCGAAGGCTGTGTTGGCAGAACAAGACCTCACACTCTTAGATACGGCTCACATGATGACGGTGCGCGGTGAACTCCCCCCCCTCGATGAAGAAAAAATTCTCTCCTTAGAAATTGAAGGGGATGAAGCAGACGAAGGTGAGGAACTGGAAGCCGAAGAACTCCAGGAGTTGGCACGCTTCTACCATCTCGACCAACTCTACAGCATCTACACGCCCCTAGAGCCGATCCCACTGTTTGTGAAAGTGACGGCAGAGGATGAAATGGAAATTCTCGAACCAGGGGAGCCGATGGTTCAACGTTTAATTGATACATTCATGCTCCAAGATGCCGACTAA
- the crtH gene encoding carotenoid cis-trans isomerase, translating to MTAKTAISAPQYDVIVIGSGIGGLVTATQLAAKGIKVLVLERYIIPGGSAGYFEREGYRFDVGASMIFGFGDRGTTNLLTRALAAVDMSIKTIPDPVQISYHLPNELNIDVHRDYEKFLTELTARFPHEAKGIRKFYDECWKVFNCLNSIELLSLEEIRYLLRVFAQKPFACLGLLKYLPKNVGDLARQYIQDPELLKFIDMECYCWSVVPAQLTPMINAGMVFSDRHYGGINYPEGGVGQIAVKLVEGLEKHGGEIQYGANVHKILTENGRAVGVQLANGSEYRAQKIVSNATRWDTFEKLLPSEQKPSFETRWAENYKESPSFLSLHLGVKAEVLPPGTECHHIILEDWANIEAEQGTIFVSIPTLLDASLAPDGYHIIHAFTPSWISEWQKLEPKDYEAKKEEAAGRLIDRLEKIFPGLDAGLDYMEVGTPRTHRKFLGRINGSYGPIPRRKLLGLLGMFNFSGFPPKVNKTEVKNLYCVGDSTFPGQGLNAVAFSGFACAHKVATDLGA from the coding sequence ATGACCGCTAAAACTGCCATTTCTGCCCCCCAGTATGATGTGATTGTCATTGGTTCCGGAATCGGGGGACTGGTGACAGCGACCCAACTGGCGGCAAAGGGGATCAAAGTTCTGGTGCTCGAACGCTACATTATCCCCGGTGGCAGTGCGGGTTATTTTGAACGCGAGGGCTATCGCTTTGACGTGGGCGCCTCGATGATTTTTGGTTTTGGCGATCGCGGCACAACTAACCTGCTAACCCGCGCTTTGGCTGCGGTGGATATGTCGATCAAAACCATTCCCGATCCGGTCCAGATTAGCTATCACTTACCGAATGAACTCAACATCGACGTTCACCGTGACTACGAAAAATTTCTCACAGAGCTTACCGCCCGCTTCCCCCATGAAGCTAAGGGGATTCGCAAATTTTATGATGAATGTTGGAAAGTTTTTAACTGCCTCAACAGCATCGAATTGCTTTCCCTCGAAGAAATTCGCTATTTACTGCGTGTCTTTGCCCAAAAGCCCTTTGCCTGTTTGGGTCTGCTGAAATATCTCCCGAAAAATGTCGGTGATTTGGCCCGCCAGTACATTCAAGACCCCGAATTACTCAAATTCATCGATATGGAATGCTATTGCTGGTCGGTGGTGCCAGCCCAGCTCACCCCGATGATCAATGCCGGGATGGTCTTTAGCGATCGCCACTATGGCGGCATCAATTACCCAGAAGGGGGCGTTGGCCAAATTGCCGTCAAATTAGTCGAAGGGCTAGAAAAACACGGCGGCGAAATTCAATATGGCGCCAATGTGCACAAAATTCTGACCGAAAATGGCCGTGCTGTGGGGGTGCAGCTAGCCAACGGCAGCGAGTACCGTGCCCAAAAAATCGTCTCCAATGCTACCCGCTGGGATACCTTCGAGAAACTCTTACCCAGTGAACAAAAGCCCTCTTTTGAAACCCGATGGGCCGAAAATTATAAAGAATCTCCCAGCTTTTTGAGCCTCCATTTAGGCGTCAAGGCCGAGGTACTGCCCCCTGGCACCGAATGCCACCACATCATCCTCGAAGATTGGGCGAATATAGAAGCAGAACAAGGCACAATTTTTGTCTCAATTCCAACCCTCCTCGATGCGAGCCTCGCCCCGGACGGCTATCACATCATCCATGCCTTCACCCCCAGTTGGATCAGTGAGTGGCAGAAGCTCGAGCCAAAAGATTATGAAGCGAAAAAGGAAGAAGCAGCGGGACGGTTAATCGATCGCCTCGAAAAGATTTTCCCTGGTTTAGATGCGGGCTTGGACTATATGGAAGTGGGAACCCCCCGCACCCACCGCAAGTTTTTAGGACGGATTAACGGCTCCTATGGCCCCATTCCCCGGCGGAAGCTACTCGGTTTATTGGGAATGTTTAATTTCAGCGGCTTCCCCCCGAAGGTAAATAAAACCGAAGTGAAAAACCTATATTGCGTCGGGGATAGCACCTTTCCGGGGCAGGGATTAAATGCGGTGGCCTTCTCTGGTTTCGCCTGTGCCCACAAGGTGGCGACAGATTTGGGCGCTTAA
- the pstB_1 gene encoding phosphate import ATP-binding protein, with the protein MIDLVDSPSATDYVLQTENVSVYYGNFLAIKGVYLNIPTNQVTAFIGPSGCGKSTLLRCYNRLNDLIPSFRIDGDIAYHGNSLYGATVDPVEVRRRIGMVFQKPNPFPKSIYDNIAYGARINGYQGDMDELVEKSLRQAALWDEVKDKLRQSGLALSGGQQQRLCIARAIAVQPEVILMDEPCSALDPISTLKIEELIHQLKAQYTIVIVTHNMQQASRVADMTAFFNVRTKENGTRQGYLGEYDRTEVIFQNPQEQATQEYVSGRFG; encoded by the coding sequence ATGATTGATTTAGTTGATAGTCCCAGCGCGACAGACTATGTGCTGCAAACCGAAAATGTCAGTGTTTATTACGGCAACTTCCTTGCAATCAAAGGCGTTTATCTCAATATTCCCACCAATCAAGTCACAGCATTTATTGGCCCTTCTGGGTGCGGCAAAAGTACTCTTCTCCGTTGTTACAATCGCCTCAACGATCTAATCCCCTCCTTCCGTATTGATGGGGACATCGCATACCACGGGAATAGTCTCTATGGCGCTACCGTAGACCCTGTGGAAGTACGACGGCGGATTGGGATGGTTTTTCAGAAACCAAATCCCTTCCCAAAATCGATCTATGACAATATCGCCTATGGTGCTCGGATTAATGGCTACCAAGGCGATATGGATGAGCTTGTCGAAAAGTCTTTGCGTCAGGCTGCCCTTTGGGATGAGGTAAAGGATAAACTACGCCAAAGTGGTTTGGCTTTGTCTGGGGGGCAACAGCAACGGCTTTGTATTGCCCGGGCGATCGCCGTCCAACCAGAGGTCATCCTCATGGATGAACCTTGCTCTGCCCTCGACCCGATTTCGACCCTCAAAATTGAAGAACTCATCCACCAGCTCAAGGCGCAATACACCATCGTCATCGTTACCCACAACATGCAGCAGGCCTCTCGGGTGGCAGACATGACGGCATTTTTTAATGTCAGAACGAAGGAGAACGGCACTCGCCAAGGCTATCTTGGGGAATATGACCGCACTGAAGTGATTTTTCAGAATCCCCAGGAGCAGGCAACACAAGAATATGTCAGTGGTCGTTTTGGTTAG
- a CDS encoding mechanosensitive ion channel family protein has protein sequence MKSWRSPFIIFFITCLLSLGLQRPGEAFFGLPIPEGNLEGILPTNGQELIVDRCVYLDGHCIFQVAAPRSELSTRLNYIQTQLNRVKQIYDSPEIPEIQVRPVGDSDTPGAQNNIEIQVGDEAPFRLMTVTRWDAQLHGEDIDSRTQQLIDQIQAALTQAQRERTPEYLKEQGAIAIGITVLALILNLVGRRWRHRLYKRQQWAMEFPKTATPIATQLSQRQSNNLQEVEMRLSQLLQGGAIAAALFINLGLFPQTRIFQVWLLTIFKYPLWLALIALVSYLSVRLSYALIAKVNQLLADGALEAFTFITQESNQRLELRVQTFSQVMRSIATLIILIIALLVFLWSINIDIAPILAGAGIIGLAVSFAAQNLLKDIINGFSIILEDQYAVGDVINVGAVTGLVENINLRITQIRDAEGRLITIPNGEVRIVANLSNQWSRADLNIPIPYNIDVDLALKVLGEVAQKMYEEKQWRSQIIEPPIVLGVDNFNERGMVIKLWIKTLPLKQWEVAREFRRRLAIALNQAGITIPALQNEVWLRSDVPPKLG, from the coding sequence ATGAAGTCTTGGCGATCGCCCTTTATTATCTTCTTTATTACTTGTCTGTTGAGCCTGGGGCTCCAGCGGCCTGGGGAAGCATTTTTCGGCTTACCAATTCCAGAGGGTAACCTAGAGGGAATTTTACCAACCAATGGCCAAGAGTTAATTGTCGATCGCTGTGTCTACCTCGACGGTCACTGTATTTTTCAGGTAGCGGCACCCCGGTCGGAGCTTTCAACGCGGCTTAATTACATCCAGACCCAACTAAATCGGGTAAAGCAGATCTATGACAGCCCAGAGATTCCTGAAATTCAAGTCAGGCCTGTGGGAGATAGTGACACCCCAGGCGCGCAGAATAATATCGAAATCCAAGTTGGAGATGAAGCACCCTTTCGCTTGATGACGGTGACCCGCTGGGATGCTCAACTGCATGGTGAAGATATTGATAGCCGTACCCAACAACTCATTGATCAAATTCAAGCTGCCCTTACCCAAGCTCAGCGGGAGCGCACCCCCGAATACCTCAAGGAACAGGGGGCGATCGCCATTGGCATCACCGTTCTAGCGCTGATCCTGAACCTAGTCGGGCGGCGCTGGCGACATCGACTCTATAAACGGCAACAGTGGGCGATGGAATTTCCGAAAACAGCGACTCCCATTGCCACCCAACTCAGCCAGCGACAAAGCAACAACCTCCAAGAAGTGGAAATGCGCCTCAGTCAGTTGCTCCAGGGTGGGGCGATCGCCGCTGCCCTTTTTATCAACCTCGGTCTTTTCCCCCAAACCCGCATCTTTCAGGTGTGGTTACTGACGATTTTTAAATATCCCCTCTGGTTGGCACTGATTGCCCTAGTTAGTTATCTATCTGTTCGCCTCAGTTATGCCCTGATCGCCAAGGTGAATCAACTACTTGCCGATGGCGCTCTCGAAGCATTTACGTTTATTACTCAAGAATCTAACCAACGGCTAGAGCTGCGAGTGCAGACCTTTTCCCAGGTGATGCGTAGCATCGCCACGTTGATCATTCTGATCATTGCCTTGCTGGTGTTTCTCTGGTCGATCAACATTGATATTGCACCGATCTTGGCCGGGGCCGGGATTATCGGTTTGGCCGTTTCCTTCGCCGCGCAAAACTTACTCAAAGACATTATCAATGGCTTTTCAATTATTCTCGAAGACCAATATGCCGTTGGCGATGTGATTAACGTGGGGGCAGTGACAGGCTTAGTAGAAAATATCAACCTGCGCATTACCCAAATTCGCGATGCAGAGGGGCGTTTGATCACGATTCCGAATGGGGAAGTACGGATCGTGGCTAACCTCTCAAATCAATGGTCTCGGGCAGATCTCAATATCCCCATTCCCTACAATATTGATGTGGATCTCGCCCTTAAGGTGCTTGGGGAAGTGGCTCAAAAAATGTATGAAGAAAAGCAATGGCGATCGCAAATTATTGAACCGCCAATCGTGCTGGGTGTTGACAACTTCAATGAGCGGGGGATGGTGATCAAACTATGGATAAAAACTCTCCCCCTCAAGCAATGGGAAGTAGCGCGGGAATTTCGGCGACGCCTGGCTATTGCCCTAAACCAAGCAGGGATAACAATTCCTGCACTCCAAAACGAAGTCTGGCTCCGCTCCGATGTCCCCCCGAAGCTTGGGTAA
- a CDS encoding hypothetical protein (conserved hypothetical protein TIGR00247), whose translation MPTNAPPKPQSLKRRQGTFPWFKVGFTLIVGLGFWQSWAWWRWAIAPGPNAEQTVQLEIPGGTSAIQIGADLEALGLINSPKAWRIWVAWLRLTEPEGSLKAGIYQFPPNQELPAIAQQIWTGEVVQSRVTIPEGWSIQQMANRFEALGLFPAADFVAATKTIPRDKFPWLPEGLTSLEGFLYPDTYNLGTAKPTPMEIIDQMLRQFEAVALPLYDAETVPLGLSLAEWVTLASIVEKEAVIPAERPTIAGVFVNRLEREMRLETDPTVEYALGIRQTKEQPLTLEQVRTPHPYNTYLNAGLPPGAIASPGVASFQATTTPENTEFLFFVANYDGTHVFSRTLGEHEAATQRIRAAVNDSPE comes from the coding sequence ATGCCGACTAATGCACCACCAAAACCACAATCGCTAAAGCGCCGCCAGGGGACATTTCCTTGGTTCAAGGTGGGTTTCACCCTCATTGTTGGTTTGGGGTTTTGGCAAAGCTGGGCTTGGTGGCGCTGGGCGATCGCCCCCGGGCCAAACGCAGAACAGACGGTACAGCTAGAAATCCCCGGGGGGACTTCAGCGATACAAATTGGTGCAGACTTGGAAGCTTTGGGATTAATCAATTCCCCTAAGGCTTGGCGCATTTGGGTTGCTTGGCTGCGGTTGACAGAACCCGAAGGCAGCTTAAAAGCTGGAATTTATCAATTTCCGCCGAATCAAGAACTTCCGGCGATCGCCCAACAAATTTGGACCGGCGAGGTCGTCCAAAGCCGCGTCACGATTCCTGAAGGTTGGTCAATTCAACAGATGGCCAATCGCTTTGAAGCCCTGGGTTTATTCCCGGCAGCAGACTTTGTTGCGGCGACTAAGACAATTCCCCGGGACAAGTTTCCCTGGCTGCCGGAAGGGTTAACCTCTCTAGAAGGCTTTTTGTATCCTGATACCTATAATCTGGGTACGGCCAAACCTACCCCAATGGAAATCATTGACCAGATGTTGCGCCAGTTTGAAGCGGTGGCCCTCCCTCTCTATGATGCGGAAACAGTACCCTTGGGACTTTCCCTTGCGGAATGGGTGACCCTGGCGAGCATTGTGGAAAAAGAGGCGGTGATTCCAGCAGAGCGCCCTACCATTGCGGGGGTCTTTGTGAATCGCCTTGAACGGGAAATGCGCCTCGAAACAGACCCAACGGTAGAATACGCCCTTGGCATTCGACAAACAAAGGAACAGCCCCTCACCCTAGAACAGGTGCGCACTCCCCATCCTTACAATACTTATCTAAATGCGGGTTTGCCACCGGGGGCGATCGCCTCCCCCGGCGTCGCAAGCTTTCAGGCAACGACAACCCCGGAGAACACGGAGTTTCTTTTCTTTGTGGCTAACTATGACGGAACCCATGTCTTTAGCCGCACCTTAGGGGAGCATGAGGCGGCAACCCAACGGATTCGTGCGGCTGTCAACGATAGTCCTGAATAA
- the rpmF gene encoding ribosomal protein L32, which produces MAVPKKKTSKAKRDQRRANWKRKATLEAKKALSLGKSVLTGRSSFVYPSPEDDEE; this is translated from the coding sequence ATGGCAGTTCCCAAGAAGAAAACCTCGAAGGCAAAGCGCGACCAACGCCGGGCCAACTGGAAGCGGAAGGCAACCCTCGAAGCGAAAAAAGCCCTCTCCCTCGGCAAGTCTGTATTGACCGGTCGTTCTAGCTTTGTCTATCCCTCTCCCGAAGACGACGAAGAATAA
- the metK gene encoding S-adenosylmethionine synthetase, producing MSRRYLFTSESVTEGHPDKICDQISDAILDAVLTEDPTSRVAAEVVTNTGLVLITGELTTQANVNFIQVARQKIAEIGYTNSDNGFSANSCSVLIALDEQSPDIAQGVTSAQEQRHELSDDELDHIGAGDQGLMFGYACNETPELMPLPISLAHRLSLKLSQVRKSGELAYLGPDGKTQVTVVYEDGKPVGIDTVLISTQHTETIDDLTDNTAIQARIKADLLEKVVKPVFAGAAVGLSDETKFLVNPTGKFVIGGPQGDCGLTGRKIIIDTYGGYSRHGGGAFSGKDPTKVDRSASYACRYVAKNIVAAGLADKCEVQVSYAIGVARPVSVMIETFGTCKVDEDRLLEVVQKHFELRPAGIIQAFDLRNLPSQHNGRFYQDVAAYGHFGRTDLDLPWERLDKVEILKRELATAAIA from the coding sequence TTGTCTCGTCGTTATCTCTTTACCTCTGAATCCGTCACCGAAGGGCATCCTGACAAAATCTGTGACCAGATTTCCGATGCTATTCTAGATGCCGTTCTGACAGAAGACCCCACCAGTCGTGTTGCCGCTGAGGTGGTTACTAACACTGGTCTTGTCCTGATTACCGGAGAATTGACTACCCAAGCGAATGTGAACTTTATTCAAGTGGCTCGCCAGAAAATCGCGGAGATTGGCTATACCAATTCCGATAACGGCTTTTCTGCCAATAGCTGTTCTGTGCTCATTGCCCTCGATGAACAGTCCCCTGATATCGCCCAGGGGGTAACCAGTGCCCAGGAACAACGCCATGAACTCAGCGATGATGAGCTAGATCATATTGGTGCTGGTGACCAAGGTTTAATGTTTGGCTATGCCTGCAACGAGACACCAGAGCTAATGCCTCTGCCCATTAGCTTGGCGCACCGTTTGTCCTTGAAGTTGAGTCAAGTGCGTAAAAGCGGAGAATTAGCCTACCTCGGTCCCGATGGCAAAACCCAGGTAACAGTGGTTTATGAAGATGGTAAGCCTGTTGGTATTGATACCGTCTTGATTTCGACCCAGCACACAGAAACCATTGATGACCTTACGGACAATACTGCTATTCAAGCTCGCATTAAAGCAGACTTGTTGGAAAAAGTGGTTAAGCCCGTTTTCGCAGGGGCAGCGGTGGGCCTCAGTGATGAGACGAAATTTTTGGTGAACCCCACCGGAAAGTTTGTTATCGGCGGCCCCCAGGGAGATTGTGGTTTGACCGGCCGCAAAATTATCATCGACACCTATGGCGGTTATTCTCGTCACGGGGGTGGTGCTTTCTCTGGTAAAGATCCCACAAAGGTTGATCGCAGTGCCTCCTATGCCTGCCGTTATGTGGCGAAAAATATTGTCGCCGCCGGCCTAGCGGATAAGTGTGAAGTGCAGGTGAGTTATGCGATCGGTGTAGCCCGACCGGTGAGTGTGATGATTGAAACCTTTGGCACTTGCAAGGTGGATGAAGACCGCCTTCTAGAAGTGGTGCAGAAGCATTTTGAGCTGCGCCCAGCGGGGATCATTCAAGCCTTTGATTTGCGTAATCTTCCGAGTCAGCACAATGGTCGTTTTTATCAAGATGTGGCGGCCTATGGCCACTTCGGTCGCACTGATCTTGACCTTCCTTGGGAACGTTTAGATAAGGTGGAAATCCTCAAACGGGAATTGGCAACGGCGGCGATCGCCTAG
- a CDS encoding hypothetical protein (conserved hypothetical membrane protein), translating to MVLYRRRWYRNPQATGVIMEWWLALVKVVQWFIPQPAANKKTRRLHRELLLEASWRLNFIVLTICSCLIATFGLISNSTAVIIGAMIVAPLMLPLRGLAFAALEGELVLFWRSLYSITGATVISLALSWFIGVIVGIPDFGSELIARTQPNLVDMGIALSAGAVSGFAKIRKEVSDAVAGTAIAVALMPPLCVVGLSFSQGFMDYSRGAFLLYLTNLMGITLACMLIYILAGYAEINQTLGWTSILTLMLLVPLGARFVDLVTQLRLRRDIISQLTTRTITVGQNVSNVRVRVDWNTIPATVSVHLDATKAITPGQVLLVEEFLRRENNREFQVIFYINPLQEVRGDDPEPLDLQLPSFNTAPPAE from the coding sequence ATGGTCCTATATCGACGACGCTGGTATCGCAACCCCCAGGCTACCGGGGTAATTATGGAATGGTGGTTAGCCCTTGTAAAGGTTGTCCAGTGGTTTATCCCCCAGCCAGCGGCCAACAAAAAAACGCGGCGGTTACACCGTGAATTGTTACTGGAGGCAAGCTGGCGTCTCAACTTCATTGTGTTAACCATCTGCTCTTGCTTAATCGCCACCTTCGGCCTGATTAGTAACAGTACGGCTGTGATTATCGGTGCGATGATCGTTGCCCCCTTGATGCTGCCTTTGCGGGGTTTGGCCTTCGCTGCCCTGGAGGGAGAATTGGTGCTTTTTTGGCGATCGCTCTATTCGATCACCGGTGCAACTGTTATTTCCCTGGCCCTATCATGGTTTATCGGCGTCATTGTGGGGATCCCAGACTTTGGGTCAGAACTAATCGCCCGGACTCAACCGAATTTGGTGGATATGGGCATTGCCCTATCGGCGGGGGCAGTGAGTGGTTTTGCAAAGATTCGCAAGGAAGTGAGTGATGCCGTGGCAGGGACGGCGATCGCCGTCGCCTTGATGCCGCCCCTCTGTGTTGTGGGCTTATCCTTTTCCCAGGGGTTTATGGACTACTCCCGGGGAGCATTTTTGCTTTACCTCACCAATCTTATGGGCATCACCCTCGCCTGTATGTTGATCTATATCTTGGCTGGCTATGCAGAAATCAACCAAACCCTTGGCTGGACCAGCATTCTCACTCTGATGCTACTGGTTCCCCTCGGCGCCAGATTCGTCGACTTGGTGACCCAATTGCGTCTCCGCCGTGACATCATTAGCCAGTTAACGACACGGACAATTACCGTCGGTCAAAATGTCAGCAATGTGAGGGTGCGAGTAGACTGGAACACTATCCCTGCAACGGTTTCTGTTCATCTCGATGCCACCAAAGCAATTACCCCAGGCCAAGTATTACTCGTCGAAGAATTTTTACGCCGGGAAAATAACCGTGAGTTCCAGGTCATTTTCTACATCAATCCGCTCCAAGAGGTCAGAGGCGATGATCCAGAACCCCTAGACTTACAATTACCCAGTTTTAATACGGCGCCTCCAGCCGAGTAG
- a CDS encoding hypothetical protein (conserved hypothetical protein) — protein MMCERPHCDPPMSKAPITIQSEVVAPLTKTSQEQEFEEKRLQDMLLLLETMFLREETTVKLVLECLYDIGSVNLINEKVRRRPLNRLAKYIARFSKPVFRILAWRWFMKNCPTLLVNWLHRKVSKF, from the coding sequence ATGATGTGTGAACGCCCCCATTGCGATCCGCCCATGTCCAAAGCCCCAATCACTATCCAATCCGAGGTTGTCGCCCCCCTAACCAAAACATCCCAGGAGCAAGAATTTGAAGAAAAACGCCTCCAGGATATGCTGCTGTTGTTGGAAACGATGTTTCTGCGGGAGGAAACAACGGTCAAACTCGTTTTAGAATGTCTTTATGATATTGGTTCTGTTAATTTAATTAACGAAAAAGTACGTCGCCGCCCCCTCAATCGGCTGGCTAAATATATTGCCCGGTTTTCCAAGCCGGTATTTCGGATCCTAGCCTGGCGTTGGTTCATGAAAAACTGCCCCACGCTCCTGGTAAATTGGCTCCACCGTAAGGTTTCTAAATTTTAG
- the galE gene encoding UDP-glucose 4-epimerase encodes MVGKTVLVTGGAGYIGSQAVLSLQRRGYRVIVLDNLVYGHRDLVESVLKAELIVGDTGDRPLLDQIFADYAIDAVMHFAAYAYVGESVTEPAKYYRNNVVGTLTLLEAMVAAGVKQFVFSSTCATYGEPTEIPIPESHPQNPINPYGMSKLMVEKILWDFDRAYGLRSVMFRYFNAAGADPAGNLGEDHNPETHLIPLILFAALGKRESISIFGTDYPTADGTCIRDYIHVSDLADAHVLGLEYLLQGGSTDAFNLGNGNGFSVQEVIAAARKITGKNIQAIAGDRRPGDPPSLVGSSEKARTILGWQPQYANLELILQHAWHWHQQRHV; translated from the coding sequence ATGGTAGGAAAAACGGTATTAGTGACAGGGGGAGCTGGCTATATCGGCTCCCAGGCGGTTTTAAGTCTGCAACGGCGGGGCTATCGGGTGATCGTCCTGGATAATTTGGTTTATGGTCACCGGGATTTAGTGGAATCGGTGCTCAAGGCAGAATTAATCGTTGGGGACACCGGCGATCGCCCCCTGTTAGATCAGATTTTTGCAGACTATGCCATTGATGCGGTGATGCACTTTGCTGCCTATGCCTATGTGGGAGAATCGGTCACCGAACCGGCGAAATACTATCGCAATAATGTGGTGGGAACCTTAACTCTCCTGGAAGCAATGGTCGCCGCCGGGGTGAAGCAGTTTGTTTTTTCCTCCACCTGTGCCACCTACGGCGAACCAACAGAAATTCCGATCCCCGAAAGCCATCCCCAAAACCCGATCAATCCCTATGGCATGAGTAAGCTGATGGTAGAAAAAATACTCTGGGATTTTGACCGGGCCTATGGACTCCGATCGGTGATGTTCCGCTATTTCAATGCTGCTGGGGCTGACCCAGCAGGCAACTTGGGGGAAGACCACAACCCTGAAACCCACCTGATTCCCTTGATCTTGTTCGCTGCCCTCGGTAAACGGGAAAGTATTTCTATTTTTGGCACGGACTATCCCACCGCCGACGGCACTTGTATCCGGGATTATATCCATGTGAGTGACCTAGCCGATGCCCATGTGCTGGGCTTAGAATACTTACTCCAGGGGGGCAGCACCGATGCGTTTAATCTCGGCAATGGTAACGGCTTTTCGGTCCAAGAAGTGATTGCTGCTGCCCGCAAAATCACTGGCAAAAATATTCAGGCGATCGCCGGCGATCGTCGCCCAGGGGACCCCCCCAGTCTCGTCGGCAGTAGTGAAAAAGCCCGCACTATTCTGGGCTGGCAACCCCAATACGCCAACTTAGAACTGATCCTGCAACATGCTTGGCATTGGCACCAGCAACGACATGTATAA
- a CDS encoding hypothetical protein (conserved hypothetical protein (DUF752)), giving the protein MVLMLTPQLTADGSYTFFSTEFQEHFHSQVGAKREAQEKFLFPCHIADLAQGSHLYLLDICYGLGHNSAAALAEIWRVNPHCHVTLFALERDQAIAWGSIQHNLLNPYPDDVRAALANLSHNLRVDQKNLTAQLLIGDARRTIQQVIAAGFLADAIFLDPFSPPKCPQLWTVEFLALVARCLAPEGYLATYSCAAAVRLALREAGLYLGTIPGIGRKSPGTAARWSFDGLLPLSQREQEHLQTNAAIAYRDPTLQDDALTILQRRRQEQSQSHWESTSRWKKRWLLRRGDRHHESLH; this is encoded by the coding sequence ATGGTGCTCATGCTCACTCCCCAATTAACCGCAGATGGTTCTTACACCTTTTTTTCGACCGAGTTTCAGGAGCATTTCCATTCCCAGGTAGGGGCAAAACGGGAAGCCCAAGAGAAGTTTTTGTTTCCTTGTCATATTGCGGACTTGGCCCAAGGTTCCCACCTCTATCTGTTAGATATTTGTTATGGTCTCGGCCACAATAGTGCGGCGGCCCTAGCGGAAATTTGGCGGGTGAATCCCCATTGCCATGTCACCTTATTTGCCCTAGAACGAGACCAGGCGATCGCCTGGGGGAGTATCCAGCATAATCTTCTAAATCCTTATCCAGACGACGTTCGGGCAGCCTTGGCCAACCTCAGTCACAATTTGCGGGTTGATCAAAAAAATTTAACGGCGCAGTTATTGATCGGCGACGCACGCCGGACAATCCAACAGGTTATTGCTGCGGGCTTTCTGGCTGACGCCATTTTTCTTGATCCTTTTTCACCGCCCAAATGTCCCCAGTTATGGACAGTAGAATTTTTGGCGTTAGTCGCCCGGTGCCTTGCCCCAGAGGGTTATTTGGCGACCTATTCCTGTGCGGCTGCGGTGCGGCTGGCCCTCCGGGAGGCAGGTTTGTATCTGGGGACAATTCCTGGCATTGGCCGAAAATCGCCTGGAACAGCGGCGCGATGGAGTTTTGATGGGTTGCTGCCCCTCAGTCAGCGGGAACAGGAGCATCTACAAACCAATGCGGCGATCGCCTACCGTGACCCAACCCTCCAAGATGATGCCTTAACCATTTTGCAGCGTCGGCGACAGGAACAAAGCCAGAGCCACTGGGAGTCGACGAGCCGTTGGAAAAAGCGTTGGCTACTTCGGCGAGGCGATCGCCACCATGAGAGCCTTCACTGA